The Ananas comosus cultivar F153 linkage group 20, ASM154086v1, whole genome shotgun sequence region ATTCTATATAAAGTTATATTTATCACTGAAAAAGTTACAACATTGCTTTAAAAGTGCATGGactaacaattatttttttatttttttaacttggaGCTATTACAttgatttgaaaaaatatttgtaatttcaCATAACTTAATGGGGTTGATTAGATATAAATTCTATGTAAATTACTTCAATGCCATCACTATATAGTCAAGGAACCGTCTTATAGTGACATGCTAAAATAATGACCAGAAGAATTGTGTGACATCAACTAAGGTGGTCTTTAGCCATCACTATATGTAAATATACCacttcaaaaagtaaaaaaaaaattgttttttttttttttttcaaggaaCATGCCAATAGTGCCTTAGCCAAAATCCATCCCAATCCAGACCCAAAACCAAacataagatttttattttgttttttaattctcACTCTTATGTTTCATTTTAAGAATTGAACTAAGAATCTGATATTTCACGCTGCATGTGCTTTACACCTGTTTTCTTAATCACTAAGATACATATAAATTTGCCACACGTCTCATGAATTTCTAGATTTATTAGTAGGCTTTAAACCActataaattaagaaaaatacaaaacaaattCGCAATCAACTTGAAGATTAGCAGCCATAGTACAATTAAACCAAATATTAATTGGGGATTCTCTCTGAGAGGTTTGAGGATTCCCCTAACGTTCCCCCAATTGATAGGTTCACCTATTGGTTGGTTTTACCACCACACCCCCCACCACAAtttacacctctctctctctctctctaaagaaaaCTTTGAGATCTCAAAGGTATGCCCAAAATTAACAATATATTCCACAAATTCTTTATCTCTTTCCTCTTAATTGttgaaaaatttctttttttttcttcggattagggggaaaaaaaaaagaaatctattTCTTCGCTTCTCGAATAGATCAGTCAGGCAgatggagaaggagaaggaggaggcaACTTTCGCCTCGGGATTCGCGAATGAGGAGGAGGCGGCCCGCGCGGCGCTCGTCTCGAAATTCGCGAGCGAGTGTCGCGTGAGCGGCGGATGGGGCAAACGACTCGCAAGGGCGGTGAAGAGCGGGCTAGAGGAGGCCTGGGACCTACTGGACGAGAATCGGGCCCTGATCAACGAGCTGGACCACAATCGGGACTCCGAGACCGGGGACGATCTCGCCCTCAACATCGCCCTCCTCGGTGAGCTCAATGAGAACATGCATCGCGCCGCAGACCTCTACGCCGGCCtctccgccgccctcgccgccgccgccgcgcgaaAAACGAAGGCGCGGAAGGCGAAAGAAGCCGGCAGTGAGAGTACTGCCCGGCCTGAATAAAACAGACAGCTCCTCCTGCATGCGTGGGCAAAGNtgttttcgatgttcggactttcgaatcgacgatcggctccgttagagttgatctagagtatttgaagtgcctagaaaataaattttgcgatttttcgatatcatttgcctagtgatcgaaggggctcaaaattaataattttaacggctgtggtgagccggttgcaagtttaacggtgtagaaatatccaaatcatataaaattttgatagaaaattctttataccatataaaacaagatcaataattttgatttaaaattttaatatcgtatcatcatattttgtaagatttttattttcagccgttgattttgagccactttgatcactaggcaaatgatatcaaaaaatcgcaaaacttattttctagatattttaaatactctagatcatgtttaacggagccgatcgttgattcaaaagtccgaacatcaaaaacaaagtgaaagcacggagccctccgtgcttccataagcatcctagccgcactctagtTGTTACTATCAATTTATGTTTACTATATATAGGTCTTTCGAAATCTTAAAAGCACGCACCAAGTTTCTCTCACGGAGTATTGATTCctaattagtaatttttttccATATgtaattactatttttaaagtttagcaTTTTTAGGCTTCtgggtttagattttttttttttttttattcgagTTTTAGTTGGATGAAATGTTTAAAGAATCAATTTGGGGCTTGTACATTTGATGATAGGCTAAAAGGCAAAACAAATATCCGTCGCTCTTATGCGTGTCTCATTTAATTCGTGTAAAACATTAGATCAATTTACACCGCACTTTATCGCTNAAACGAAGGCGCGGAAGGCGAAAGAAGCCGGCAGTGAGAGTACTGCCCGGCCTGAATAAAACAGACAGCTCCTGCATGCGTGCGCAAAGTGCAGTACTGCCAAATAAATGAAGATACAGCAAAAGTGCATCTGTCATGGTGcaatctcaataaaaaaaaaagtgtattgCTGATCTCTATTCGCAATAGAGTGCAGTGCTGtttgataattattattttgataatattatttaaaaatatttcccTAAATCACCAAATCATATAGTTGTTGCTATCAATTTATGTTTACTATATATAGGTCTTTCTAAATCTTAAAAACACGCACCAAGTTTCTCTCACAGAATATTGATTcctaattagtattttttttttttccatctgtaattactatttttaaagtttagcaTTTTTAGGCTTCTgggtttagaaatttttttttttattcgagTTTTAGTTGGATGAAATGTTTAAAGAATCAATTTGGGGCTTGTACATTTGATGGTAGGCTAAAAGGCAAAACAAATATCCGTCGCTCTTATGCGTGTCTCATTTAATTCGTGTAAAACATTAGATCAATTTACACCGCACTTTATCGCTATTTGaaatagttcaaaaaatttggGAGCtggaaaagaatgaaaatgGAGTGTTTTGTGagaaattaagaaattttttgaGACCGAATTTATCCGCAAATAGTATGGCTTTGAATTCGCAGAAATTGAAAGAGAGGGTGAAATATGAGATTGTGTGACTCGAACTATTAATTTGGCTGcagataaataattttatttacgacactaaaattcatatctaaatATGTTTTCGCACCATacactaaatttaaatattaaaatttattgaaattattggacatgtttttatatttattcaatAACGTATAATTGCACTTTATGGAAATTTTACCACTCTCATTtgtcaatttatttttagaaaatttgcaTTTGATATCCACAGCTATTCCAAATTTGCAGACTTATTTAAGATAACAGAAAAATATATGACacaattttgtaaattttatcatatatgtgcaaaaaaaaaaaaNAGGCTAAAAGGCAAAACAAATATCCGTCGCTCTTATGCGTGTCTCATTTAATTCGTGTAAAACATTAGATCAATTTACACCGCACTTTATCGCtattttaaatagttcaaaaaatttggGAGCTGGAAAAGAACGAAAATGGAGTGTTTTGTgagaaattaaagaaattttttgAGACCGGATTTATCCGCAAATAGTATGGCTTTGAATTCGCAGAAATTGAAAGAGAGGGTGAAATACGAGAGTGTGTGACTCGAACTATTAATTTGGCTGcagataaataattttatttacgaCATTGAAATTCATTCTTAAATATGTCTTTGCACTTaacacaaaattcaaaatattaaaatttattgaaattattggatatatttttaaatttattcaataACGTATGATTGCACTTTATGGAAATTTTACCACTCTCATTtgtcaatttatttttagaaaatttgcaTTTGAAATCCACAGCTATTCCAAATTTGCAGACTTATTTAAGATAACAGAAAAATATATGACacaattttctaaatttaatcatttatgtgcaaaaaaaaaaaatctaaagaaatttggaaaaaaaaaaaaaaaaagaaaaagaaaaaaagaggctTTTTCGGTGGGCGCGAGGTAGCTTTACAAGGCAACGTTTTcaccatttaattttttaatgggCCTAAAATTAAATACCATTTAACAGAATTGGTCCTTTAACATTTAACACGCGGTCCCTACGCTGGTCAAAACAAAGCATGCATATCCCACCGTAGATGCCTAATCCAACGGTCGAGATTTAAAACAATTTCATCTACTAtattatttagtaaaaataattgaGTTAATTGCATTATTTGTTGcaaacttttactttttttcacttcagtCTATAAGGTCGCTCACCtgtatattttactttatttaaattctaatcatctaaaattttattaattttgacgAAATAGATAACGTTAACTCAAATAAAATCTTACTTAGGCTTAGTTGGTATTAAGgtttatctaacgctattagataaaatggagttgaggaaaaaatatGTAGGAATCTGTTTCTGCATTTTTCGGTGGGACagtaaaaatatatcataaccaactAATTCCAATATGCGAAATgcaatattacatacgaaaatcaacagagtatttttttaatgtactttctcaccgcacgtaacgcaatatCTTCGCAATTCCAAACAAAATTTAGTACAGTTCAGAAAGCAATAGCTTCTGATGAATTTggatacttattttttaaatttttaaaagagataGATAGAATATTC contains the following coding sequences:
- the LOC109725818 gene encoding protein ELF4-LIKE 4-like isoform X1, producing the protein MEKEKEEATFASGFANEEEAARAALVSKFASECRVSGGWGKRLARAVKSGLEEAWDLLDENRALINELDHNRDSETGDDLALNIALLGELNENMHRAADLYAGLSAALAAAAARKTKARKAKEAGSESTARPE
- the LOC109725818 gene encoding protein ELF4-LIKE 4-like isoform X2 → MEKEKEEATFASGFANEEEAARAALVSKFASECRVSGGWGKRLARAVKSGLEEAWDLLDENRALINELDHNRDSETGDDLALNIALLGELNENMHRAADLYAGLSAALAAAAARKTKARKAKEAGSESTARPE
- the LOC109725818 gene encoding protein ELF4-LIKE 3-like isoform X3, whose product is MEKEKEEATFASGFANEEEAARAALVSKFASECRVSGGWGKRLARAVKSGLEEAWDLLDENRALINELDHNRDSETGDDLALNIALLGELNENMHRAADLYAGLSAALAAAAARKTKARKAKEAGSESARPE